From a single Tetrapisispora phaffii CBS 4417 chromosome 15, complete genome genomic region:
- the CBT1 gene encoding Cbt1p (similar to Saccharomyces cerevisiae CBT1 (YKL208W); ancestral locus Anc_1.525) has protein sequence MSHKASKFLLKTTNAPRYAYRHLLEPMARTTDASFLGLQRSTRASKYHECLRHSDLVVMVNWVQTDLVFNQPYYWKMFAKKLEDGVFHHEPVDSKLYNELFGIPDADPSSNKTDVRIWTQDKLNLQTLNHLLEMVRRDDSKFSISSIGINVNAKEHEMNAATYIQHLVRESTEKYNNINYEKLLQIAREQRTTPTSHERIFKDLLLNLADLELTRTSLAKDKRWIFFTAPVP, from the coding sequence ATGTCACATAAAGCCTCGAAGTTCCTGCTCAAGACGACCAATGCTCCCAGATATGCGTACCGACATCTACTGGAACCCATGGCCAGGACCACCGATGCCTCTTTCCTGGGCTTACAGCGCAGCACAAGGGCGAGCAAGTACCACGAGTGTCTGCGTCATTCCGATCTCGTGGTGATGGTGAACTGGGTGCAGACAGATCTGGTGTTCAACCAGCCATACTATTGGAAGATGTTTGCCAAGAAACTAGAGGATGGAGTGTTCCACCATGAGCCCGTCGATTCGAAGCTGTACAACGAGTTGTTCGGAATCCCAGATGCAGACCCGTCGAGCAACAAGACAGACGTCAGGATATGGACTCAAGACAAGCTGAACCTGCAGACGTTGAACCACCTGCTAGAGATGGTCAGGCGAGACGACAGCAAATTTTCCATCAGCAGCATTGGAATCAACGTGAACGCAAAGGAGCACGAGATGAACGCCGCAACGTACATCCAGCACCTAGTGAGGGAGTCGACTGAGAAGTACAATAACATAAACTACGAGAAATTGCTACAGATAGCAAGAGAGCAGAGAACCACCCCCACGTCTCACGAACGAATATTCAAAGACCTACTACTGAACCTGGCGGACCTAGAGCTCACCAGGACAAGCCTCGCAAAGGACAAACGATGGATCTTCTTCACAGCACCGGTACCCTAG